One part of the Deltaproteobacteria bacterium genome encodes these proteins:
- a CDS encoding carboxypeptidase-like regulatory domain-containing protein, whose translation MKTLRAGWFFGSLLLLLVVGGCDSEVNVRDNPFDPEGSTPAPATVRGGVNAIGRPTLPGRASNEDILVRIFLEEDAPATGTDGGEAPASERTARTDAEGIFLFPDVVPGTYRLELSEPGFLPVRLRSIAVPLAANVDLGTIDLMPTVETSPSAVMGTVLLEGLDPAGTLHGGISVRTIGWPFDVLTAPDGTFNLPISDGTFDFEISFPNYETQTIAGVVIGISETITLDGDPATPEADPIVLLSNPGAITGVVEREVCAATPPVTYEPGDGVNVSAGIGATPLYSAAADPTGAFVLSGMTAGIYRVDLSLAGWEPVRLAGNQVAAGQITDLGTVQLAASRGAIVGRILLSGSTDHSGILVQVNGTNFVTLTAADGSFRIPGVCAGTGYEIVASRDGYVTTSISGLAVTAGQDTRVTDAAGNDPVLERQQGGLTLNSGFPYVNTLDVGYQLDAPAGTTHMRMSEDPSVFSTQGDPANPDPATNGGWVAYSVTGTFTLAASEGTRNVTAQVYGNGAFSGLIQGTVVLDQTAPLQPTIVVEDGSGFSNDLDGSVLVTLTASEAPAPGVDITSGLASVKFVDLDPAACGTPPCPPAQTDWDAATALPYNRTLDHPLLDPLLDGAKEIWVTFSDRAGNWSAPV comes from the coding sequence ATGAAGACGCTTCGCGCGGGATGGTTCTTTGGTTCGCTGTTGCTGCTGCTGGTCGTCGGAGGGTGTGACTCCGAGGTCAACGTGCGGGACAACCCCTTCGACCCCGAGGGCTCGACCCCCGCGCCGGCCACCGTCCGCGGCGGCGTGAACGCGATCGGCCGCCCGACCCTGCCCGGCCGCGCCTCGAACGAGGACATCCTGGTGCGCATCTTCCTGGAGGAGGACGCGCCCGCGACCGGCACCGACGGCGGCGAGGCGCCGGCCAGCGAGCGCACGGCGCGGACCGACGCCGAGGGCATCTTCCTCTTCCCCGACGTGGTGCCCGGGACCTACCGCCTCGAGCTCTCCGAGCCCGGCTTCCTCCCGGTCCGGCTGCGGAGCATCGCCGTGCCCCTGGCGGCGAACGTGGACCTGGGGACCATCGACCTGATGCCCACCGTCGAGACCTCTCCCTCGGCGGTGATGGGCACCGTGCTCCTCGAGGGCCTCGACCCGGCCGGCACCCTCCACGGCGGCATCTCGGTGCGGACCATCGGCTGGCCCTTCGACGTGCTCACGGCGCCGGACGGAACCTTCAACCTCCCGATCTCCGACGGCACCTTCGACTTCGAGATCTCCTTCCCGAACTACGAGACCCAGACCATCGCCGGGGTGGTCATCGGCATCAGCGAGACCATCACCCTGGACGGCGATCCGGCCACCCCCGAGGCGGATCCCATCGTCCTCCTCTCCAACCCCGGCGCCATCACCGGCGTCGTCGAGCGCGAGGTCTGCGCGGCCACCCCGCCGGTCACCTACGAGCCGGGTGACGGCGTCAACGTCTCCGCCGGCATCGGCGCCACCCCCCTCTACAGCGCGGCGGCCGATCCCACCGGCGCCTTCGTCCTCTCGGGCATGACCGCCGGCATCTACCGGGTCGATCTCTCCCTCGCCGGCTGGGAGCCGGTCCGCCTCGCCGGCAACCAGGTGGCCGCCGGCCAGATCACCGACCTGGGCACGGTGCAGCTCGCCGCCTCGCGCGGCGCCATCGTCGGCCGGATCCTGCTCTCGGGCTCCACCGACCACAGCGGCATCCTGGTGCAGGTCAACGGCACCAACTTCGTGACCCTCACCGCCGCCGACGGCTCCTTCCGCATCCCGGGCGTCTGCGCCGGCACCGGCTACGAGATCGTCGCGAGCCGCGACGGCTACGTCACCACCTCGATCAGCGGCCTCGCCGTCACCGCCGGGCAGGACACCCGGGTCACCGACGCCGCGGGCAACGATCCGGTCCTCGAGCGGCAGCAGGGCGGCCTGACCCTCAACAGCGGCTTCCCCTACGTGAACACCCTGGACGTGGGCTACCAGCTCGACGCCCCGGCCGGCACCACCCACATGCGGATGTCGGAGGACCCCTCCGTCTTCTCCACCCAGGGAGATCCGGCGAACCCCGATCCGGCGACCAACGGCGGCTGGGTCGCCTACTCCGTCACCGGCACCTTCACCCTCGCGGCGAGCGAGGGGACGCGCAACGTGACCGCGCAGGTCTACGGCAACGGGGCCTTCTCCGGACTGATCCAGGGCACGGTGGTCCTCGACCAGACGGCGCCCCTGCAGCCCACGATCGTCGTCGAGGACGGCTCGGGTTTCTCCAACGACCTCGACGGGTCGGTGCTGGTCACCCTCACCGCCAGCGAGGCGCCGGCCCCGGGCGTGGACATCACCAGCGGCCTGGCCTCGGTGAAGTTCGTCGACCTCGATCCGGCGGCCTGCGGCACGCCCCCCTGCCCTCCGGCGCAGACCGACTGGGACGCCGCCACCGCGCTGCCCTACAACCGCACCCTCGATCACCCGCTCCTCGACCCCCTCCTGGACGGCGCCAAGGAGATCTGGGTCACCTTCTCGGATCGGGCGGGCAACTGGAGCGCGCCGGTCT
- a CDS encoding AgmX/PglI C-terminal domain-containing protein, with amino-acid sequence MNDRSHCLEVRELLIAYRAGEVTPLQRQRVEVHLAGCASCKAELAFESELERTARAGPEPLTDTRKRQILGQIHERLEHEQQRAPFWRRPVVWAPATGFAAAAAALLLVLSLPEPLPVQEGWLETQRGIEAFATEAAQVRFEESDEGPVIHLGAQAVLARYQRRPGQRPLRVRTPHGDAIIRGTIFFVDVQADRTEVGVQKGTVEVVDRAGHSILVGAGEQARSTAERVEAVEATSPRFARLRETFPSEPVAVAAAEEPAPPRQHFRRPRRAAEEPAPEPEPLPEPVAEDPGPDPALLATIVGRHLPIFQSCYERGLKNHPALQGRMVAEVSYGTDGVIFDGTFLVDELQTPEVTACLANNLLDVRFPPATSVVTLEIPLVFEPGGVRHDRQAR; translated from the coding sequence ATGAACGATCGTTCTCACTGCCTGGAAGTCCGCGAGCTGCTCATCGCCTACCGCGCCGGCGAGGTGACGCCCCTCCAGCGCCAGCGGGTCGAGGTCCACCTCGCCGGCTGCGCCTCCTGCAAGGCGGAGCTCGCCTTCGAGAGCGAGCTCGAGCGCACGGCCCGCGCCGGCCCCGAGCCCCTCACCGACACCCGGAAGCGGCAGATTCTGGGCCAGATCCACGAGCGGCTCGAGCACGAGCAGCAGCGCGCTCCCTTCTGGCGGCGGCCGGTGGTCTGGGCGCCCGCCACGGGCTTCGCCGCCGCGGCCGCCGCCCTCCTCCTCGTCCTCTCCCTGCCCGAGCCCCTGCCGGTGCAGGAGGGGTGGCTCGAGACCCAGCGGGGGATCGAGGCCTTCGCCACCGAGGCGGCGCAGGTGCGCTTCGAGGAGAGCGACGAGGGGCCGGTGATCCACCTGGGCGCCCAGGCCGTCCTCGCCCGCTACCAGCGCCGGCCCGGCCAGCGGCCCCTGCGGGTGCGCACCCCCCACGGTGACGCGATCATCCGGGGGACGATCTTCTTCGTGGACGTCCAGGCGGACCGCACCGAGGTGGGGGTGCAGAAGGGGACCGTCGAGGTCGTCGACCGGGCCGGGCACTCGATCCTGGTGGGCGCCGGCGAGCAGGCCCGCTCCACCGCGGAGCGGGTCGAGGCCGTGGAGGCCACCAGCCCGCGCTTCGCCCGCCTGCGCGAGACCTTCCCCTCCGAGCCGGTGGCGGTGGCCGCCGCCGAGGAGCCCGCGCCGCCGCGCCAGCACTTCCGGCGGCCGCGCCGGGCCGCCGAGGAGCCCGCGCCGGAGCCCGAGCCCCTGCCCGAGCCCGTTGCCGAGGATCCCGGCCCCGATCCGGCCCTCCTCGCCACCATCGTCGGCCGCCACCTGCCCATCTTCCAGAGCTGCTACGAGCGGGGCCTGAAGAACCACCCCGCCCTGCAGGGGCGGATGGTCGCCGAGGTCAGCTACGGCACCGACGGAGTGATCTTCGACGGGACCTTCCTGGTCGACGAGCTGCAGACCCCCGAGGTCACGGCCTGCCTGGCGAACAACCTCCTCGATGTCCGCTTCCCCCCCGCCACCTCGGTGGTCACCCTGGAGATCCCCCTGGTCTTCGAGCCCGGGGGGGTCCGCCACGACCGCCAGGCACGCTGA
- a CDS encoding RNA polymerase sigma factor, with product MDLITRVQEGRPGAFDELYYAYVDRVHRKLHAVVGPDPELDDLIQQTFLQIHGKIGEFRGECAFATWLHRVALNVALMHLRKRQRWLRFGQEPESLRPALEPAGPAAPDDAAGRREKLELLHGIVGEVKPKKRIVFVLYHVEGHTLEEIAELTEASVNTVASRLRAARKEVRRALERRLQARGRASA from the coding sequence ATGGACCTCATCACCCGCGTCCAGGAGGGGCGCCCCGGAGCCTTCGACGAGCTCTACTACGCGTACGTCGACCGGGTGCACCGCAAGCTCCACGCCGTGGTGGGGCCCGACCCCGAGCTCGACGACCTGATCCAGCAGACCTTCCTGCAGATCCACGGGAAGATCGGAGAGTTCCGCGGCGAGTGCGCCTTCGCCACCTGGCTGCACCGGGTCGCCCTGAATGTCGCCCTGATGCACCTGCGCAAGCGGCAGCGCTGGCTGCGCTTCGGGCAGGAGCCCGAGAGCCTGCGGCCGGCGCTCGAGCCGGCCGGCCCGGCCGCCCCCGACGACGCCGCCGGGCGGCGGGAGAAGCTGGAGCTCCTCCACGGGATCGTCGGCGAGGTGAAGCCCAAGAAGAGGATCGTCTTCGTGCTCTACCACGTGGAAGGGCACACCCTCGAGGAGATCGCCGAGCTGACCGAGGCCTCGGTGAACACGGTGGCGTCGCGGCTACGCGCCGCCCGCAAGGAAGTGCGGCGCGCGCTCGAGCGGCGCCTGCAGGCCCGTGGGAGAGCAAGCGCATGA
- a CDS encoding YqgE/AlgH family protein: MTDVNRRLVMRPGWVLLVLALVVLGSWPGLRAWVDGVEQGRPEVRAGDLLVARPGGTGRLFAGTVVLMLAFGPERILGVVVNRPPAEEAGGADAPRWGGPVDSEHPILVAQAREAPPGTEPIGAGLYWREGSGDWPQGALRARTFQGYSGWAPGQLEDEILRGSWIVRRAEAGLVFGQNDRDTWLIALGESIR, from the coding sequence ATGACTGACGTGAACCGCCGGCTGGTCATGCGCCCGGGATGGGTCCTCCTGGTGCTCGCCCTCGTGGTGCTGGGGAGCTGGCCCGGGCTGCGCGCCTGGGTCGATGGCGTCGAGCAGGGCCGCCCCGAGGTCCGGGCGGGAGACCTGCTGGTGGCCCGCCCCGGTGGGACCGGGCGGCTCTTCGCCGGCACGGTGGTGCTGATGCTGGCCTTCGGCCCCGAGCGCATCCTCGGGGTGGTCGTGAACCGGCCCCCGGCCGAGGAGGCGGGGGGGGCCGACGCTCCCCGCTGGGGAGGGCCGGTCGACTCCGAGCACCCGATCCTCGTCGCCCAGGCCCGCGAGGCGCCGCCCGGCACCGAGCCCATCGGGGCCGGCCTCTATTGGCGCGAGGGGAGCGGTGACTGGCCGCAGGGGGCCCTGCGCGCCCGCACCTTCCAGGGCTACTCGGGCTGGGCGCCGGGCCAGCTCGAGGACGAGATCCTGCGCGGCTCCTGGATCGTGAGGCGCGCCGAGGCCGGGCTGGTCTTCGGGCAGAACGATCGCGACACCTGGCTCATCGCCCTCGGCGAGTCCATCCGCTAG
- a CDS encoding glycoside hydrolase family 31 protein, whose translation MRRLAPFLALLLLTACRCDPEPDPNVLVRDDGTALRVVPEPFAIELLHPDGHVTRTGSPAFAVGSLERPDPDHYYDPTYDDGVIWSTEATVVNGEVIREQERLSMGLRLGEHDFALELRTNPEGEGWTFSLVPTGDRRDLLHLRLSFETSERTRVWGLGEFFDSAEHHGRARNLRFDLSTETESRDTGRHVRSPNLVTHDGFGLLLENTEPFLADFEDPAEASITVVHDALSGTLFAGDDPLEVLAAEARAVGTPPLWPAWTFGPQLWRNAVGVTCTIACDQGCLASETGQDIVLRDVAELRGLDLPASVMWIDAPWESGFNTFEFNGTQFPDAAAMIQEMNAQGLRVVVWASPFVNRVDDSATMCGMEGPNAGGLFAEAAAAGYLLTNEDGQVTELPWRGTLGALVDFTNPAAFEWWKTQVRKVVDLGVDGFKLDFDEYVNPGLDTISLETTMVPFDGSRLTTLHGRYSALFHRAHYEALIEAGHEPYLIGRTGNQFDAAWTTAIWPGDLCNGFQEHGEVIAGDDEPHVGGLPAVILAGLSLSASLHPHFGSDIGGYLHGRPESDEAFIRWIQYGALGTVMQLGGGGEHHNPWDGATYGPEVLDAYRTYAGLHTRLFPYLYSYVARNSNEGTPILRPLGMQYPDDLAATDAPYQYLFGEDLLVAPVIDAGVTSREVTFPAGRWVQWFTGEVVEGPTTTTVPAPLSILPLYARAGALVPLLSPEVETLAEATAPGVIDRADREDELWLRIFPGAERTFCLEDGTCLSSAEGADGLTLTVSDAPLARTHVVEIAWHLRSAQAPLGVSSGGTALTMHADRAAFDAAAPADGAFFDDLAEVLWIRAAGSPGLQLEAH comes from the coding sequence ATGCGGCGCCTCGCCCCCTTCCTGGCGCTCCTCCTGCTCACGGCCTGCCGCTGTGACCCCGAGCCCGATCCCAACGTCCTGGTTCGGGACGACGGCACGGCGCTGCGGGTCGTCCCCGAGCCCTTCGCGATCGAGCTCCTCCACCCCGACGGGCACGTCACGCGCACCGGCTCGCCGGCCTTCGCGGTGGGCAGCCTCGAGCGGCCGGACCCCGACCACTACTACGACCCCACCTACGACGACGGGGTGATCTGGTCGACCGAGGCGACGGTGGTGAACGGAGAGGTGATCCGCGAGCAAGAGCGCCTCTCGATGGGCCTGCGCCTGGGGGAGCACGACTTCGCCCTCGAGCTGCGGACCAACCCCGAGGGCGAGGGCTGGACCTTCTCGCTGGTCCCGACCGGCGACCGCCGGGATCTCCTCCATCTGCGCCTGAGCTTCGAGACCAGCGAGCGCACCCGCGTCTGGGGCCTCGGCGAGTTCTTCGACAGCGCCGAGCACCACGGCCGGGCGCGCAACCTGCGCTTCGATCTCTCCACCGAGACCGAGTCGCGGGACACCGGCCGCCACGTCCGCTCCCCCAACCTGGTGACCCACGACGGCTTCGGCCTGCTGCTGGAGAACACCGAGCCCTTCCTGGCCGACTTCGAGGATCCCGCCGAGGCGAGCATCACGGTCGTCCACGACGCGCTCTCCGGCACCCTCTTCGCCGGCGACGATCCCCTGGAGGTGCTCGCCGCTGAAGCCCGCGCGGTGGGCACCCCGCCCCTCTGGCCGGCCTGGACCTTCGGGCCGCAGCTCTGGCGCAACGCCGTGGGGGTGACCTGCACCATCGCCTGCGACCAGGGCTGCCTGGCCAGCGAGACCGGCCAGGACATCGTCCTGCGGGACGTGGCCGAGCTGCGCGGCCTCGACCTGCCGGCCAGCGTGATGTGGATCGACGCTCCCTGGGAGAGCGGCTTCAACACCTTCGAGTTCAACGGGACCCAGTTCCCCGACGCCGCGGCGATGATCCAGGAGATGAACGCCCAGGGCCTGCGGGTCGTCGTCTGGGCCTCGCCCTTCGTGAACCGCGTGGACGACTCGGCGACCATGTGCGGCATGGAGGGCCCGAACGCCGGCGGCCTCTTCGCGGAGGCGGCGGCCGCGGGCTACCTGCTGACGAACGAGGACGGGCAGGTCACGGAGCTGCCCTGGCGCGGCACCCTCGGCGCCCTGGTCGACTTCACCAACCCCGCCGCCTTCGAGTGGTGGAAGACGCAGGTCCGCAAGGTGGTGGACCTCGGCGTCGACGGCTTCAAGCTCGACTTCGACGAGTACGTGAACCCCGGCCTCGACACGATCTCCCTGGAGACCACGATGGTCCCCTTCGACGGCTCGAGGCTGACCACCCTCCACGGCCGCTACAGCGCCCTCTTCCACCGGGCCCACTACGAGGCCCTGATCGAGGCCGGCCACGAGCCCTACCTGATCGGCCGCACCGGCAACCAGTTCGACGCGGCCTGGACCACCGCCATCTGGCCGGGCGACCTCTGCAACGGCTTCCAGGAGCACGGCGAGGTGATCGCCGGCGACGACGAGCCCCACGTGGGCGGCCTGCCCGCGGTGATCCTCGCCGGCCTCTCCCTCTCGGCCAGCCTCCACCCCCACTTCGGCTCGGACATCGGCGGCTACCTCCACGGCCGGCCCGAGAGCGACGAGGCCTTCATCCGCTGGATCCAGTACGGCGCCCTGGGCACGGTGATGCAGCTGGGCGGCGGCGGCGAGCACCACAACCCCTGGGACGGCGCCACCTACGGCCCCGAGGTGCTCGACGCCTACCGCACCTACGCCGGGCTCCACACGCGGCTCTTCCCCTACCTCTATTCGTACGTCGCCCGGAACAGCAACGAGGGCACGCCCATCCTGCGGCCCCTGGGGATGCAGTACCCGGATGACCTCGCCGCGACCGACGCGCCCTACCAGTACCTCTTCGGCGAGGACCTCCTGGTCGCCCCGGTGATCGACGCCGGCGTCACCAGCCGGGAGGTGACCTTCCCGGCCGGCCGCTGGGTGCAGTGGTTCACCGGCGAGGTGGTCGAGGGGCCGACGACCACCACCGTGCCCGCGCCGCTCTCGATCCTGCCCCTCTACGCCCGGGCCGGCGCGCTCGTCCCGCTGCTCTCCCCCGAGGTGGAGACCCTGGCCGAGGCCACCGCCCCGGGGGTGATCGATCGGGCCGACCGGGAGGACGAGCTCTGGCTGCGGATCTTCCCGGGCGCGGAGCGCACCTTCTGCCTCGAGGACGGCACCTGCCTCTCCTCCGCCGAGGGCGCCGACGGCCTGACCCTCACCGTGAGCGATGCACCCCTGGCCCGGACCCACGTCGTGGAGATCGCCTGGCACCTGCGCTCGGCGCAGGCCCCCCTGGGGGTGAGCTCCGGTGGCACCGCCCTGACGATGCACGCCGACCGCGCCGCCTTCGACGCCGCGGCGCCGGCCGACGGGGCCTTCTTCGACGACCTGGCCGAGGTGCTCTGGATCCGGGCCGCGGGGAGCCCCGGGCTCCAGCTCGAGGCCCACTAG
- a CDS encoding thermonuclease family protein, with protein sequence MRNPMLLALCVLFLATPLRTEAEEADPLVLGVFPLKGKPKDAVIDGDTIRVKGLDASLRLLCIDTEETFKKPKNKAASDRDFPAYAKAMRGEGERPKKYGTPLGELAKEWAARFFKGVKEVRLERDEASRTRGFYERHLVYVFAKKDGKWVNYNLEAVRAGMAPYFTKYGRCVRFDAEFKAAQEEARIAHRGIWSDALKHYPDYDERLAWWEERAQTIDRFRAKAAKDPTLIDLMADDGLKRAGEQLGKTVTVFSSFGEGRLDKKPYLLPLSHRNRNDFIIVAFDDEELAKIEYEKWKGKLIYVKGKVSQYKGKPQMKAQDVERIWEE encoded by the coding sequence ATGCGAAATCCGATGCTCCTGGCCCTCTGCGTGCTCTTCCTCGCCACTCCGCTCCGGACCGAGGCCGAGGAAGCCGACCCCCTGGTGCTGGGTGTCTTCCCCCTGAAGGGGAAGCCCAAGGACGCCGTGATCGACGGGGACACCATCCGGGTGAAGGGCCTCGACGCCAGCCTGCGCCTGCTCTGCATCGACACCGAGGAGACCTTCAAGAAGCCCAAGAACAAGGCGGCCTCCGACCGGGACTTCCCCGCCTACGCGAAGGCGATGCGCGGCGAGGGCGAGCGGCCGAAGAAGTACGGGACGCCCCTGGGTGAGCTGGCCAAGGAGTGGGCGGCGCGCTTCTTCAAGGGCGTGAAGGAGGTCCGCCTCGAGCGGGACGAGGCCAGCCGCACCCGCGGCTTCTACGAGCGGCACCTGGTCTACGTCTTCGCGAAGAAGGACGGGAAGTGGGTGAACTACAACCTGGAGGCCGTCCGCGCCGGCATGGCCCCCTACTTCACGAAGTACGGGCGCTGCGTGCGCTTCGACGCCGAGTTCAAGGCGGCGCAGGAGGAGGCCCGCATCGCCCACCGGGGCATCTGGAGCGACGCGCTCAAGCACTACCCCGACTACGACGAGCGCCTCGCCTGGTGGGAGGAGCGCGCCCAGACCATCGACCGCTTCCGGGCGAAGGCCGCGAAGGACCCCACCCTCATCGACCTGATGGCCGACGACGGCCTGAAGCGGGCCGGCGAGCAGCTGGGGAAGACCGTGACGGTCTTCTCCTCCTTCGGGGAGGGGCGCCTCGACAAGAAGCCCTACCTCCTGCCCCTCTCCCACCGGAACCGCAACGACTTCATCATCGTCGCCTTCGACGACGAGGAGCTCGCGAAGATCGAGTACGAGAAGTGGAAGGGGAAGCTGATCTACGTGAAGGGCAAGGTCAGCCAGTACAAGGGCAAGCCCCAGATGAAGGCGCAGGACGTCGAGCGGATCTGGGAGGAGTGA
- a CDS encoding elongation factor G has product MAHAKSYTTENIRNLAVIGHGGSGKTGLIDALAFTSGSSKRHGKVSEGVALTWFRQEEKERETSLYCTPAHAEWEGKKINLLDTPGYLDFFGETVAGIRVADCGLIAVGASHGVEVGTELVWSHCAARGITSVFVVTMMDKENANFESALSSIQTSLTEKAVAVQLPIGAGETFKGVVDLLSGKAHLYKAGTVNGEYDESDVPGDIADAVEEARTNLLETIATADEALMDRYLEGEEISNEELLAAFRKMVVGKELYPVFCVAAESTWGCRELLTGINALAPNPAEVESEVAKKGDEDVALKIDDGEPLAALVFKTTSESHAGELSLFKIVAGMVENGTEVVNSNGGNEKLAHLSIPQGKERFEVDELHSGDIGVVARLKSTHTGNSLCDKKRVVKVAPPAFPKPMARMAIHAESRNDEDKIGPGLAKLHEEDPCFTHEYDGESAETVISGLGELHLDVTLGKLKERFGVAVVTSAPKVHYRETIRKEAKAQGRHKKQSGGRGQFGDCHIVMRPTPRNAGYKFNDKIVGGSIPGKFIPAVDKGIQEASARGALAGFPMVDFEVDLVDGSYHAVDSSEQAFKVAGSLGFKKAAQAAAPVLLEPVIKVTVTVPSTCTGDVMGDITQRRGKVLGMDAQGDKTVIEAVVPEAELYRYSTTLRSMSQGRGHHTRELLGLEEVPANIAEKLIAEREKEKEEE; this is encoded by the coding sequence ATGGCTCACGCGAAGTCCTACACGACCGAGAACATCCGCAACCTTGCCGTCATCGGGCACGGCGGCTCCGGTAAGACCGGGCTGATCGATGCCCTGGCCTTCACCTCCGGGTCCTCCAAGCGGCACGGCAAGGTCTCCGAGGGCGTGGCCCTCACCTGGTTCCGCCAGGAGGAGAAGGAGCGGGAGACCTCGCTCTACTGCACCCCGGCCCACGCCGAGTGGGAGGGGAAGAAGATCAACCTCCTCGACACCCCGGGGTACCTCGACTTCTTCGGTGAGACGGTCGCCGGCATCCGCGTGGCCGACTGCGGCCTGATCGCCGTCGGCGCCAGCCACGGCGTCGAGGTGGGCACCGAGCTGGTCTGGAGCCACTGCGCCGCCCGCGGGATCACCAGCGTCTTCGTCGTCACGATGATGGACAAGGAGAACGCCAACTTCGAGTCGGCCCTCTCCTCCATCCAGACCTCCCTCACCGAGAAGGCCGTGGCCGTGCAGCTGCCCATCGGCGCCGGGGAGACCTTCAAGGGCGTCGTCGACCTGCTCTCGGGCAAGGCCCACCTCTACAAGGCCGGCACCGTGAACGGCGAGTACGACGAGTCCGACGTGCCGGGCGACATCGCCGACGCCGTGGAGGAGGCCCGCACCAACCTCCTCGAGACCATCGCCACCGCCGACGAGGCGCTGATGGACCGCTACCTCGAGGGTGAGGAGATCTCCAACGAGGAGCTCTTGGCCGCCTTCCGCAAGATGGTCGTGGGCAAGGAGCTCTACCCGGTCTTCTGCGTGGCCGCCGAGTCCACCTGGGGCTGCCGTGAGCTGCTCACCGGCATCAACGCCCTGGCGCCGAACCCGGCCGAGGTCGAGAGCGAGGTCGCCAAGAAGGGCGACGAGGACGTCGCGCTGAAGATCGACGACGGCGAGCCCCTCGCCGCCCTCGTCTTCAAGACCACCTCCGAGTCCCACGCCGGCGAGCTCTCCCTCTTCAAGATCGTCGCCGGCATGGTGGAGAACGGCACCGAGGTCGTGAACTCCAACGGCGGCAACGAGAAGCTGGCCCACCTCTCCATCCCCCAGGGCAAGGAGCGCTTCGAGGTCGACGAGCTGCACTCCGGCGACATCGGCGTGGTGGCTCGCCTCAAGAGCACCCACACCGGCAACAGCCTCTGTGACAAGAAGCGGGTCGTGAAGGTCGCCCCGCCGGCCTTCCCCAAGCCCATGGCCCGGATGGCCATCCACGCCGAGTCCCGCAACGACGAGGACAAGATCGGCCCCGGGCTGGCGAAGCTCCACGAGGAGGATCCCTGCTTCACCCACGAGTACGACGGTGAGTCCGCCGAGACGGTCATCTCGGGCCTCGGTGAGCTGCACCTCGACGTGACCCTCGGCAAGCTCAAGGAGCGCTTCGGCGTCGCCGTGGTGACCTCCGCGCCGAAGGTCCACTACCGCGAGACCATCCGCAAGGAGGCCAAGGCTCAGGGCCGCCACAAGAAGCAGTCGGGCGGCCGCGGTCAGTTCGGTGACTGCCACATCGTGATGCGGCCCACCCCCCGCAACGCCGGCTACAAGTTCAACGACAAGATCGTCGGCGGCTCCATCCCGGGCAAGTTCATCCCCGCGGTGGACAAGGGCATCCAGGAGGCCTCGGCGCGCGGCGCGCTCGCCGGCTTCCCGATGGTCGACTTCGAGGTCGATCTCGTCGATGGCTCCTACCACGCCGTCGACTCCTCCGAGCAGGCCTTCAAGGTCGCCGGCTCCCTGGGCTTCAAGAAGGCCGCCCAGGCCGCCGCGCCCGTGCTCCTCGAGCCGGTCATCAAGGTGACCGTGACCGTGCCCTCCACCTGCACCGGCGACGTGATGGGCGACATCACGCAGCGGCGCGGCAAGGTGCTCGGCATGGACGCCCAGGGCGACAAGACCGTCATCGAGGCGGTCGTCCCCGAGGCCGAGCTCTACCGCTACTCCACCACGCTCCGCTCGATGAGCCAGGGCCGCGGCCACCACACCCGCGAGCTCCTCGGCCTCGAGGAGGTCCCGGCCAACATCGCCGAGAAGCTCATCGCCGAGCGCGAGAAGGAGAAGGAAGAGGAGTGA